The following proteins are co-located in the SAR202 cluster bacterium genome:
- a CDS encoding radical SAM protein: protein MGQIHYEEIQASSALNHVSNMGFRWSLNPYRGCVNECHYCFARRFHSLFDLDPGSDFASVVMVKANLPELLRRELSRVSWRHEMVAIGTATDPYQSIEGKYNLTRRCLEVFADFYTPIGLVTKGTMAVRDADVLAELSSRAGCTVCFSVTTLDRDIWSRLEPGTPPPRQRLKAMERLVARGVNAGVLLAPVVPGITDDRANLEEVAKEAASHGARFLGSNVLYLKQGTKEHFLEFLEQSYPNLTEAYRNIYPASYAPRKLQDRVRLRVQEFKVKYGLEDMGVARKAGVPAYGQKTLSLAP, encoded by the coding sequence ATGGGCCAGATACACTATGAGGAGATCCAGGCTTCCAGCGCCCTGAATCATGTTTCTAACATGGGGTTTCGATGGTCCTTGAACCCGTATCGAGGATGCGTGAACGAGTGTCATTACTGTTTCGCGCGACGTTTCCATTCACTGTTTGACCTGGACCCGGGTTCGGACTTTGCCTCGGTAGTAATGGTCAAGGCCAACCTGCCGGAGCTGCTTCGGCGCGAGCTGTCGAGGGTGAGTTGGAGGCACGAGATGGTGGCGATAGGAACGGCGACTGACCCGTATCAGTCCATCGAAGGCAAGTACAATTTGACGCGTCGTTGCTTGGAGGTTTTCGCGGACTTCTACACGCCCATCGGCCTGGTGACTAAAGGCACGATGGCGGTGCGCGACGCCGACGTGCTGGCAGAGCTTTCGAGTCGGGCTGGATGCACGGTGTGCTTCAGTGTCACGACACTGGACAGGGACATATGGTCGCGGCTGGAGCCGGGGACGCCGCCGCCTCGCCAGCGGCTTAAGGCTATGGAGCGGTTAGTTGCCAGGGGCGTGAACGCAGGGGTCCTGCTGGCGCCGGTGGTGCCGGGGATCACCGACGACCGGGCTAATCTGGAAGAGGTGGCCAAGGAGGCGGCGTCGCACGGGGCGCGATTCCTCGGCTCCAACGTGCTGTATTTAAAACAAGGCACAAAGGAACACTTCCTGGAATTCCTGGAGCAGTCTTATCCGAATCTGACGGAGGCATATCGGAACATATATCCGGCCAGCTATGCTCCCAGGAAATTGCAAGACAGAGTAAGGCTGAGAGTGCAGGAGTTCAAGGTGAAGTATGGGCTGGAGGATATGGGAGTGGCGCGGAAGGCGGGGGTGCCGGCTTACGGCCAGAAGACGCTGAGCCTGGCGCCGTAG